In a single window of the Arachis hypogaea cultivar Tifrunner chromosome 6, arahy.Tifrunner.gnm2.J5K5, whole genome shotgun sequence genome:
- the LOC112696709 gene encoding uncharacterized protein, which translates to MGCVSSKCIREEMKLEEQHHHVTLTNNGGGGYLNHVVSLTSTTYGALKLDNEQQPPTPKKTQCVVTTACSDSKTHMESPSPSPARKEEKPEAIINTWELMEGLEEETQLQLQPLTVKKSPKSTPFLRGFTATTPSDTTKRSPSLKLKRSIGKENKVLQDNNGFTRGGGVRRLDYPSPKSNNVLKTAHSCPNTCKPAFNSGFQPKGSPIHAKRNSVGSETGSAKSLQRKSPLFDPDLVASYERELSEEEEQIKRMIWATPRTRRARKSIDSMKLLQSFEKKCPPGGENVIVIYTTTLRGIRKTFEDCNKVRSIVESYYVHVVERDVSMDSGFKEELRKLMGTKEVKVPVVFVKGRLVGGAEQVVKLEEEEKLGALFEGIPMAVGGGGCEGCGGVRFLMCVACNGSCKVLDSEDPKKTVRCGKCNENGIVQCPLCC; encoded by the coding sequence ATGGGCTGTGTCTCCTCAAAATGCATCAGGGAGGAAATGAAGCTAGAAGAACAACACCACCATGTCACTCTCACCAACAATGGTGGCGGCGGTTACTTGAACCACGTGGTGTCTCTCACTTCTACCACCTACGGAGCACTTAAGTTAGACAACGAACAACAACCTCCAACCCCCAAGAAAACACAATGCGTGGTCACCACTGCTTGTTCTGATTCTAAGACTCACATGGAATCTCCATCCCCATCACCTGCTCGTAAAGAAGAGAAGCCAGAGGCCATCATCAACACTTGGGAACTCATGGAAGGTCTCGAAGAGGAAACGCAACTACAATTGCAACCGCTGACGGTGAAGAAGAGTCCCAAGTCAACGCCTTTTCTTCGCGGCTTCACTGCTACTACTCCTTCTGACACCACCAAAAGAAGCCCTTCCTTGAAGTTGAAGAGATCCATCGGGAAGGAGAATAAAGTTCTTCAGGATAATAACGGTTTCACCAGAGGAGGTGGTGTTAGGCGCTTGGATTATCCAAGCCCTAAGAGCAATAATGTTCTCAAAACCGCACATTCTTGCCCCAACACTTGCAAGCCAGCGTTCAATTCGGGGTTTCAACCAAAAGGGTCTCCGATTCACGCAAAAAGGAATAGTGTTGGGAGTGAAACCGGGTCCGCGAAATCGTTGCAGAGGAAGAGTCCCCTGTTTGATCCAGACCTCGTTGCTTCATACGAAAGGGAActctcagaagaagaagaacaaatcaaGAGAATGATTTGGGCAACTCCGAGAACGCGAAGAGCAAGAAAATCAATAGACTCGATGAAACTTCTTCAGTCTTTCGAGAAGAAGTGCCCTCCTGGAGGAGAAAACGTCATTGTTATATACACCACAACGTTACGAGGTATAAGGAAGACATTTGAAGATTGCAACAAAGTTCGGTCCATCGTTGAATCCTATTACGTTCACGTGGTGGAGCGCGATGTTTCCATGGACTCGGGGTTCAAAGAGGAGTTGCGGAAGCTAATGGGGACAAAAGAAGTGAAGGTTCCTGTTGTGTTCGTGAAGGGAAGGTTGGTTGGAGGTGCTGAACAAGTTGTGAAGCTCGAAGAAGAGGAGAAGCTCGGTGCTCTTTTTGAAGGGATACCCATGGCGGTGGGGGGCGGTGGCTGTGAAGGATGCGGTGGCGTTAGGTTTCTGATGTGTGTGGCGTGCAATGGGAGCTGCAAGGTTTTGGATAGTGAGGATCCTAAGAAGACTGTGAGGTGTGGTAAGTGCAATGAGAATGGAATTGTTCAGTGTCCCCTTTGTTGCTAA